One segment of Rubripirellula amarantea DNA contains the following:
- a CDS encoding sensor histidine kinase translates to MDKPKPPTGPSVVDGDGGMAFDSVRSELIPALASSNDAVAIPVSSFPGSSISNDFPVAMTQRTDSMAWLPCIRRGSQRWWLPRSLDATDAIIRLLLSKERSQAIPRSLVDHLSGVIQRDAPLLIFCAVHIDASQVEVTDLARWLIDHATGCFANGDAYLGFEPPQIDVAKQTQKLSDHFRTLPVDLWMNDASLWLETFGPPVPVAWQQQWPTVVAPTNGAVQSLSADVEGDSLQQLARQVEQHRSLERSFDERLHKNKLGAVKQLAYGLSHEINNPLANISTRAQQLQKDEKDPARVATLQRIIDQVYRAHEMIADLMFYANPPQAQAKPVDVVAEIRRVVDSFREETKRQTIRLEVSLPEDPIELTVDRLMIGEALRVLIRNAVDAIGCQGTIVVSVVQDSDMVRIHVADSGPGLSSEARQHAFDPYYSGREAGRGLGLGLCRAYRIARLHQADITLAGGPAGCVATLSLKRHA, encoded by the coding sequence GTGGATAAACCTAAGCCGCCGACCGGGCCTAGCGTGGTCGACGGCGATGGTGGAATGGCGTTCGATTCGGTTCGAAGCGAACTCATTCCTGCATTGGCGTCGAGCAATGACGCTGTGGCGATTCCTGTTTCGAGTTTTCCTGGGTCATCCATTTCAAACGACTTCCCCGTTGCCATGACGCAAAGGACGGACTCGATGGCGTGGTTGCCCTGCATCCGGCGTGGATCTCAGCGATGGTGGTTACCACGATCGTTGGATGCGACTGATGCAATCATTCGCCTTTTGCTTTCTAAAGAGCGATCACAGGCGATTCCGAGGTCATTGGTCGATCACTTGTCGGGGGTGATCCAGCGCGATGCACCTTTGTTGATCTTTTGCGCTGTCCACATCGACGCGTCGCAGGTTGAGGTCACTGACCTTGCTCGTTGGTTGATCGATCATGCGACGGGTTGCTTTGCCAATGGGGACGCGTACTTAGGGTTTGAACCTCCTCAGATCGACGTTGCTAAGCAGACTCAAAAGCTTAGCGATCACTTCCGAACCTTGCCCGTTGATTTGTGGATGAACGACGCATCGTTGTGGTTGGAAACTTTCGGACCGCCGGTTCCCGTGGCGTGGCAACAACAATGGCCCACGGTGGTTGCACCGACAAACGGCGCGGTCCAATCTTTGTCCGCAGACGTTGAAGGCGATTCGCTTCAGCAACTTGCTCGTCAAGTTGAACAGCATCGATCACTTGAACGATCGTTTGACGAACGACTCCACAAGAACAAACTCGGTGCGGTGAAACAACTCGCTTACGGATTGTCTCACGAGATCAACAATCCGTTGGCCAATATTTCTACCCGTGCCCAGCAGCTTCAGAAAGACGAAAAGGATCCCGCGCGAGTCGCGACCTTGCAGCGGATCATTGATCAAGTCTACCGCGCGCATGAAATGATCGCGGACCTGATGTTTTACGCCAATCCGCCTCAGGCTCAGGCGAAGCCCGTTGATGTCGTCGCGGAAATCCGTCGTGTGGTCGATTCGTTTCGTGAAGAGACCAAACGCCAGACCATTCGCTTGGAAGTGAGTCTTCCCGAGGATCCCATCGAGCTGACGGTGGATCGGTTGATGATTGGCGAGGCTTTGCGAGTTCTGATTCGCAATGCGGTTGATGCAATCGGTTGCCAAGGAACCATTGTAGTATCCGTCGTGCAAGACAGTGACATGGTTCGGATTCATGTTGCCGATAGCGGGCCCGGGCTATCGAGCGAAGCTCGCCAGCACGCGTTTGATCCGTATTATTCAGGTCGCGAAGCTGGTCGCGGTCTGGGGTTGGGGCTGTGCCGAGCCTATCGTATCGCTCGGCTACACCAGGCCGATATCACGCTGGCAGGCGGTCCCGCCGGATGCGTCGCGACACTTTCTTTGAAACGACACGCCTAG
- the gatA gene encoding Asp-tRNA(Asn)/Glu-tRNA(Gln) amidotransferase subunit GatA: protein MLDSVPEILRLQAEGELSAVAIVTAALDRIAAVDATINAFTHTNRELSLAAAAEIDRKRSAGEPLGPLAGVPVAVKDVLCTRDMPTTCSSKMLKDFRPPYDAGVVEKLRAADAVIIGKSNMDEFAMGASTENSAFGITRNPWDTTRIPGGSSGGAAACVAAGMVPASLGTDTGGSIRQPAAMCGVTGMKPTYGRVSRYGLIAFASSLDQVGPLGWSVADIAPVMHAIAGHDHRDSTSLKHDVGSYTHALASKDLRGLKIGILRQTMSVEGIEDSVRKSVEEAAKVFVEAGAEIIEVDLPHSEYWVPTYYVIAPSEASSNLSRYDGAHYGHRAADIATDADLGPLVTTYCRSRAEGFGAEVKRRIMIGTYALSEGYADDYYNKALKVRRLIKSDYDAAFSQVDLLLGPVAPTPAFKLGDKVDDPLQMYLCDLFTTGANLAGIPALSMPSGFDASGLPLAIQLQAPALEEARLIFAGAAYQSVTDHHKKRPASFGEAV, encoded by the coding sequence ATGCTTGATTCTGTCCCCGAAATACTCCGATTGCAGGCTGAAGGCGAATTGTCTGCCGTCGCGATCGTCACCGCCGCACTTGACCGCATCGCTGCCGTTGATGCAACGATCAACGCATTTACCCATACGAACCGAGAACTTTCGCTCGCCGCGGCAGCGGAAATTGACCGCAAGCGTTCTGCTGGCGAACCGCTCGGACCGCTCGCTGGAGTGCCGGTTGCAGTCAAAGATGTGCTTTGCACTCGTGACATGCCTACCACGTGTTCATCAAAGATGCTCAAGGACTTTCGACCACCCTACGACGCAGGCGTGGTGGAAAAATTGCGAGCTGCCGATGCGGTGATCATCGGAAAGTCCAACATGGATGAATTCGCGATGGGAGCGTCAACTGAAAACAGCGCCTTCGGAATCACACGAAACCCATGGGATACGACTCGGATTCCCGGTGGTAGTAGCGGTGGTGCCGCGGCCTGCGTTGCGGCCGGCATGGTGCCCGCCAGCCTGGGAACGGACACCGGTGGTTCGATCCGCCAACCCGCTGCGATGTGTGGGGTGACGGGGATGAAACCCACCTACGGTCGCGTTAGTCGTTATGGTCTGATCGCATTCGCCAGTAGTCTTGATCAGGTCGGTCCGCTGGGTTGGTCCGTTGCCGATATCGCGCCTGTGATGCATGCGATCGCAGGACATGATCATCGTGATTCAACTTCGCTGAAGCACGATGTGGGATCGTACACTCACGCTTTGGCTTCGAAGGATCTTCGCGGTCTTAAGATTGGTATCTTGCGGCAAACGATGTCGGTGGAAGGAATCGAAGATTCCGTACGCAAGTCCGTCGAGGAGGCCGCCAAGGTATTTGTTGAAGCGGGAGCCGAAATCATCGAAGTTGATTTGCCTCACAGCGAATACTGGGTGCCAACCTACTACGTGATTGCACCAAGTGAAGCCAGCAGCAACTTGTCTAGGTATGACGGTGCTCACTATGGACACCGCGCCGCAGACATTGCCACCGATGCTGATCTGGGGCCGTTGGTGACGACGTACTGCCGCAGTCGTGCCGAAGGGTTTGGTGCGGAAGTCAAACGGCGAATCATGATCGGAACGTATGCACTTAGCGAAGGCTATGCCGACGACTATTACAACAAGGCCTTGAAAGTTCGTCGCTTGATTAAGAGCGACTATGACGCAGCCTTTTCACAAGTGGACTTGTTGCTCGGGCCCGTTGCGCCTACCCCTGCTTTCAAACTGGGGGACAAGGTTGACGATCCGCTGCAGATGTACCTTTGCGACCTATTTACCACGGGTGCGAACTTGGCCGGTATCCCGGCCTTATCGATGCCATCGGGATTTGACGCCAGCGGATTGCCATTGGCGATCCAATTGCAAGCTCCGGCGTTAGAAGAAGCTCGTTTAATATTCGCTGGTGCAGCATACCAATCCGTTACAGATCACCATAAGAAACGTCCCGCCTCGTTCGGGGAGGCAGTGTAA
- a CDS encoding signal peptidase II codes for MNSSNDRSYPISRIVLFFALALIGVVADLWSKAAVFSARGLPGEKSPYWIIDGIFGIETAVNIGAVFGLGAGKGTFFAVFSIIAGIAILAWLFKFGAAESLWLTWALGLICGGILGNLYDRLGMWWEPGFPEPWKSGVRDWILFRIEGLPMFDPWPNFNIADSLLVVGAAMLMIQSIFLARDPESTHSSPQELQN; via the coding sequence TTGAACTCGTCAAACGATCGCTCCTATCCCATTTCGCGGATCGTATTGTTCTTTGCGCTCGCGTTGATCGGCGTTGTGGCTGACTTGTGGTCTAAAGCGGCTGTGTTTTCAGCCCGCGGGTTGCCTGGCGAGAAATCACCGTATTGGATTATCGATGGAATCTTCGGAATCGAAACGGCGGTCAACATTGGGGCGGTGTTCGGGTTAGGAGCAGGGAAGGGCACCTTCTTCGCCGTGTTTTCCATCATTGCCGGGATTGCAATTCTGGCTTGGTTGTTCAAGTTCGGTGCGGCGGAGTCATTGTGGTTGACTTGGGCACTCGGACTGATCTGCGGCGGCATTCTGGGCAACCTCTACGATCGACTGGGCATGTGGTGGGAACCTGGCTTTCCCGAGCCCTGGAAGAGTGGGGTGCGAGATTGGATTTTGTTTCGTATCGAGGGCTTGCCGATGTTCGACCCCTGGCCCAACTTTAACATCGCCGATTCGCTGCTGGTCGTTGGTGCCGCGATGCTGATGATCCAGTCAATCTTTCTTGCTCGCGATCCTGAATCGACCCATAGCTCCCCACAAGAACTTCAAAACTAA
- the hisC gene encoding histidinol-phosphate transaminase — protein sequence MTSLFRPALSKMLPYTPGEQSAPGKVIKLNTNENPYPPCPAVVKAIQEAATGNINRYPDPMATAFRHAAADALGLPGPEWVLAGNGSDEILTMLVRGFVGEGEKLRLPYPSYILYRTLADIQGASWEQVPFNDDWKLAAEFGETSDKLKLVLLPNPNSPSGTIVDQEEVAAIANSLDCPLVVDEAYVDFANQNCLELVQQNERVMVTRTLSKSYGLAGVRFGFLIAQPQIIANLAKIKDSYNCDAISIAAATAAMSSQDWLKDVVAKLNATRARMETKLTELGFHVTPSHANFVWCQHPDGNHQSRYEYLKANQILVRYMQFPDWGDGLRISVGTDDQIDACLMMLERFS from the coding sequence ATGACTTCGCTCTTCCGCCCCGCCCTTTCCAAGATGCTTCCCTACACACCGGGGGAACAATCCGCGCCGGGAAAAGTCATCAAACTAAACACCAACGAAAATCCCTACCCGCCCTGCCCTGCGGTCGTTAAAGCGATTCAAGAAGCAGCCACGGGAAACATTAATCGTTACCCCGATCCGATGGCGACGGCTTTCAGGCACGCTGCAGCCGATGCACTTGGTTTACCCGGCCCCGAATGGGTGCTTGCTGGAAATGGCAGCGACGAAATATTGACCATGCTGGTGCGAGGCTTCGTCGGCGAAGGGGAAAAACTGCGTTTGCCCTACCCCAGCTACATTCTGTATCGCACGCTCGCAGACATCCAAGGTGCGTCTTGGGAACAAGTTCCTTTTAACGACGATTGGAAACTTGCTGCTGAGTTTGGGGAAACCAGCGATAAGCTCAAACTTGTGTTGCTGCCCAACCCTAATAGCCCCAGCGGCACGATTGTCGACCAAGAAGAAGTCGCGGCGATTGCCAATTCGCTCGACTGTCCACTGGTTGTCGACGAAGCCTACGTTGATTTCGCGAACCAAAACTGTTTGGAATTGGTTCAGCAAAACGAGCGAGTCATGGTCACTCGTACGCTTAGCAAATCCTACGGGCTCGCTGGCGTACGTTTCGGGTTTCTCATCGCCCAGCCTCAGATCATTGCCAACTTGGCCAAGATCAAAGACAGCTACAACTGCGACGCCATTTCGATTGCCGCCGCGACCGCGGCGATGTCGAGTCAAGATTGGCTCAAAGACGTTGTCGCCAAACTAAACGCCACACGAGCCCGAATGGAAACAAAGCTCACCGAACTTGGTTTCCACGTCACGCCTTCGCATGCGAACTTTGTTTGGTGCCAGCACCCCGATGGCAATCATCAAAGTCGTTACGAATACCTCAAAGCAAACCAGATTTTGGTCCGATACATGCAATTTCCTGACTGGGGCGACGGACTACGGATTAGCGTGGGCACGGACGACCAAATTGACGCCTGTTTGATGATGCTAGAAAGATTCTCATGA
- a CDS encoding response regulator produces MTTKTVFTTGEAAKICKVSQQTIIRCFDNGSLKGFRVPGSKFRRIPREQLYLFMKDNGIPTDALESGKKKLLIVDDDQDLVDLMKDGFDRDGRFDIRTANNGFDAGMGVKEFRPDLVVLDVMLPDINGKEVCQRVRTDPTMDTVKILCISGMVEHNKVDALRAAGANDFMQKPFSIDDLVNRACDLLEIERGVTN; encoded by the coding sequence ATGACCACTAAAACGGTATTTACGACAGGCGAAGCGGCGAAGATCTGTAAGGTCAGCCAGCAAACAATCATTCGTTGTTTCGACAACGGGTCGTTGAAGGGCTTTCGCGTTCCAGGCAGCAAGTTTCGGCGGATTCCCCGCGAACAGCTTTACCTGTTCATGAAAGACAACGGGATTCCCACCGATGCTCTTGAAAGCGGAAAGAAGAAACTCTTGATCGTCGATGACGACCAAGATCTCGTTGATTTGATGAAAGACGGATTCGATCGTGACGGTCGGTTCGATATTCGAACCGCGAATAACGGTTTTGATGCCGGCATGGGTGTGAAAGAGTTCCGACCGGACTTGGTTGTGCTCGACGTTATGCTCCCCGATATCAATGGCAAAGAAGTTTGCCAACGTGTTCGCACGGACCCCACGATGGACACGGTTAAGATCCTGTGCATCTCGGGGATGGTCGAACACAATAAAGTCGACGCACTTAGGGCTGCCGGCGCCAACGATTTCATGCAGAAGCCTTTCTCGATTGACGATCTAGTCAATCGCGCTTGCGACCTGTTGGAAATTGAACGCGGCGTAACGAACTAG
- the hisN gene encoding histidinol-phosphatase, with protein sequence MNTQRDPSQWQDLHEGRLAAMIEVATAAGAHTLKYFRNPELTFDAKSDASPVTIADREAEQLVRDLITERFPTDTMQGEEFAEKSGSSDYRWVVDPIDGTKSFICGVPLYSTLLALEWKGEPLGGVIFIPALNEIIVAAMGHGSWVRVCDASWQAARVSNKTSIDEAVFVVSQVDSFAQRGAKSGYESLESSAFITRSWGDGYGYLMVATGRADIMVDPICNAWDVAAILPIIVEAGGTFTDWKGVVTCRGGDGVGTNGKLHNEVLKALGSK encoded by the coding sequence ATGAACACGCAACGTGATCCCAGCCAATGGCAAGATCTGCATGAAGGTCGCTTGGCTGCAATGATTGAAGTTGCCACCGCAGCCGGGGCTCATACTTTGAAATACTTCCGCAATCCGGAATTGACCTTCGATGCAAAGAGTGACGCGTCGCCGGTGACGATCGCGGACCGCGAAGCAGAGCAATTGGTTCGTGACTTGATCACCGAACGATTTCCCACGGATACCATGCAGGGGGAAGAGTTCGCTGAAAAATCAGGCTCAAGTGACTATCGCTGGGTCGTTGACCCAATCGACGGAACGAAGTCGTTCATCTGCGGCGTGCCGTTGTACTCGACCTTGCTGGCTTTGGAGTGGAAAGGCGAACCTCTGGGGGGCGTGATTTTCATTCCCGCACTGAATGAAATCATCGTGGCGGCGATGGGGCATGGAAGCTGGGTTCGCGTTTGCGATGCTTCGTGGCAAGCGGCTCGTGTTTCCAATAAGACAAGTATTGACGAAGCCGTGTTCGTGGTGAGCCAAGTGGATTCGTTTGCACAGCGAGGTGCCAAGTCAGGGTACGAGTCCCTTGAATCATCAGCGTTTATTACCCGGTCTTGGGGTGATGGCTATGGTTACCTGATGGTTGCCACCGGTCGCGCCGATATCATGGTCGACCCAATTTGTAATGCCTGGGACGTCGCTGCGATCCTTCCGATAATTGTCGAAGCGGGTGGGACATTCACCGATTGGAAGGGCGTTGTAACGTGCCGTGGTGGTGATGGAGTTGGCACGAATGGCAAACTGCACAACGAAGTCTTGAAAGCCCTGGGTTCCAAGTGA
- the gatB gene encoding Asp-tRNA(Asn)/Glu-tRNA(Gln) amidotransferase subunit GatB: protein MSQIDGYPATTVIGLEVHVQLKTNTKLFCGCSTEFGAPPNTQVCPVCLGLPGALPVMNEAAIDLSVKAGLAIDCSIPPMTKWDRKQYFYPDLPKGYQISQFDLPICADGFIEIADPSNPDQTCKIGVIRAHLEEDAGKSMHDEAAGRSDTKIDLNRCGTPLLEIVSQPDMRSSAEAKAYLQELKLRMTHLGISDCEMQEGSLRVDANVNLHIDVDGKKVATPIVEVKNMNSFRAVERAIEYEVGRQYDLWEETGKTIKDESKTTRGWNDVDGKTFLQREKEESADYRYFPDPDLLPIRLPRERVEAIRASLGELPAALRERLQGQYGIKPYDADVIVNQGPGLITYFESVATISGDGKRASSWIQQDVMRAMNDQQIEITDYPITAEQLGDLLSRVSKGDLEQGRARDVLAHMIEKSCDVDQAIADLGIESVDNSEIENLCRELLAANPQVAEDYQAGKKQAVGSLIGQAKRKNPNANPQVVRETLLQILEQG from the coding sequence ATGAGTCAAATTGATGGTTATCCCGCGACAACAGTCATCGGACTGGAAGTACACGTCCAACTCAAGACGAACACAAAGTTATTCTGTGGCTGCAGCACCGAGTTTGGTGCGCCGCCAAATACTCAGGTTTGTCCAGTTTGTTTAGGACTGCCGGGAGCATTGCCGGTGATGAACGAAGCGGCGATTGATTTATCAGTCAAAGCTGGTTTGGCCATCGATTGTTCGATTCCACCCATGACGAAATGGGACCGAAAGCAGTACTTCTATCCGGATTTGCCCAAGGGCTATCAGATTAGCCAATTTGACCTGCCGATTTGCGCCGATGGGTTCATCGAAATCGCGGACCCTTCGAACCCAGACCAGACATGCAAGATCGGTGTCATTCGTGCTCACTTGGAAGAAGACGCTGGCAAGAGCATGCACGACGAAGCAGCAGGGCGATCGGATACCAAGATTGACCTCAACCGTTGCGGAACGCCACTGCTTGAAATCGTCAGTCAGCCTGACATGCGGTCATCGGCCGAAGCCAAGGCTTACCTGCAGGAATTGAAGTTGCGAATGACTCATCTCGGCATATCCGACTGTGAAATGCAGGAAGGCAGTCTGCGAGTCGACGCGAACGTGAACCTGCACATCGACGTTGATGGCAAGAAGGTTGCCACACCGATCGTCGAAGTGAAGAACATGAACTCGTTTCGCGCAGTCGAGCGTGCGATCGAGTACGAAGTTGGTCGCCAATACGACTTGTGGGAAGAGACCGGAAAGACAATCAAGGATGAATCCAAGACGACTCGTGGTTGGAATGATGTGGACGGAAAGACGTTCCTGCAACGCGAGAAAGAAGAGTCTGCCGATTACCGCTATTTCCCCGACCCCGATCTGCTACCAATCCGATTGCCTCGCGAACGAGTTGAAGCGATACGAGCTTCCCTTGGCGAGCTTCCCGCAGCGCTTCGCGAGCGACTGCAAGGGCAGTACGGGATTAAGCCATACGACGCTGACGTGATCGTGAACCAAGGTCCCGGATTGATCACGTACTTCGAATCGGTTGCCACCATTTCAGGAGACGGAAAGCGGGCGAGTTCTTGGATCCAGCAGGACGTGATGCGCGCCATGAACGACCAGCAAATCGAAATCACTGATTATCCCATTACAGCTGAGCAACTCGGCGATCTGCTCAGTCGCGTATCCAAAGGCGATCTCGAACAGGGCAGGGCACGTGACGTGCTCGCACATATGATCGAAAAGTCGTGCGATGTCGATCAGGCGATCGCGGATTTGGGGATCGAGTCAGTCGATAATAGCGAGATCGAGAACCTTTGCCGTGAATTGTTGGCTGCCAACCCCCAAGTGGCCGAAGATTACCAAGCTGGCAAAAAGCAAGCAGTGGGCTCTTTGATCGGACAAGCCAAGCGAAAGAACCCGAATGCGAACCCGCAGGTGGTTCGCGAAACACTGCTTCAAATCCTCGAACAAGGTTGA
- the mnmG gene encoding tRNA uridine-5-carboxymethylaminomethyl(34) synthesis enzyme MnmG → MNACLYYYDVIVIGAGHAGTEAAAAAARLGAKTALLTTNLDTVGQMSCNPAIGGVAKGQIVREVDALGGLMGEAIDATAIQFRMLNRRKGPAMHSPRAQADKKAYQQFIKHRIELQDNLDLRQETVEDLIIDESGESPQVAGVRVRGNAEYRAPTIVLTTGTFLQAIMHTGEAKTAGGRGGEGTTSGISGALARLGFEVERFKTGTPPRLNARTIDYSKLEEQPGDDDPQGFSFLTDKVVTEQVPCHITYTNESVHELIRANLDRAPMYSGQINSQGPRYCPSIEDKVVRFADKSQHQLFLEPEGHDTQEVYVNGISTSLPRDVQDEMFKRIEGLQNASIMRYGYAVEYDFCPPTQLWSHLESKSVKGLFFAGQINGTTGYEEAAGQGLIAGLNAALTVAGKPTWVPSRDQAYIGVLVDDLVTAGTDEPYRMFTSRAEYRLLLRQDNADRRLTAQADSLGLISSERRERFAKKLADIDRGFELLKATRVADTPGDVYLRRPEVDWSTMCQVNSELQAIESSAAQQCLFDIKYEGYISRQKMEVEKAQRLAGKRIPATFDYAKIRALRNEAREKFCKVRPLSLDQAKRISGITPADIALVLAYLEAK, encoded by the coding sequence ATGAACGCCTGTCTTTATTACTATGACGTCATCGTGATCGGTGCTGGGCACGCCGGGACGGAAGCCGCTGCTGCTGCGGCTCGGCTCGGAGCCAAAACGGCTCTGTTGACCACGAACCTTGACACCGTCGGTCAAATGTCGTGCAACCCGGCGATCGGCGGCGTTGCCAAAGGACAAATCGTCCGCGAGGTCGACGCGCTGGGTGGATTGATGGGAGAGGCGATCGACGCCACGGCCATCCAGTTTCGAATGCTCAACCGGCGCAAGGGCCCGGCGATGCATAGCCCGCGAGCTCAGGCCGACAAGAAGGCCTATCAACAGTTCATCAAGCATCGGATTGAACTGCAAGACAACCTCGACCTGAGGCAAGAGACGGTCGAAGATTTGATCATTGATGAAAGCGGCGAGTCACCACAAGTTGCCGGTGTCCGCGTCCGTGGCAACGCCGAGTACCGAGCGCCAACGATTGTGCTTACGACCGGCACGTTCCTGCAAGCGATCATGCACACCGGTGAAGCCAAGACAGCCGGCGGTCGTGGGGGCGAAGGAACCACATCGGGTATTAGCGGAGCACTCGCTCGGCTTGGCTTTGAAGTGGAACGTTTCAAAACCGGGACGCCGCCCCGTTTGAATGCTCGCACGATCGATTACTCGAAACTCGAAGAGCAACCCGGCGATGATGATCCCCAAGGGTTTTCGTTCTTGACTGACAAAGTGGTCACCGAGCAAGTTCCCTGTCACATCACTTACACAAACGAATCTGTTCACGAGTTGATTCGAGCCAACCTCGATCGCGCGCCGATGTACTCGGGCCAAATCAATTCACAAGGTCCAAGATACTGTCCGTCAATCGAGGACAAGGTGGTTCGCTTCGCGGATAAGTCTCAACATCAATTGTTCCTGGAACCTGAGGGCCATGACACCCAAGAGGTCTACGTTAACGGGATCTCGACGAGTTTGCCGCGGGACGTTCAGGATGAGATGTTCAAGCGAATCGAAGGACTCCAAAATGCCTCGATCATGCGCTATGGATACGCCGTGGAGTACGATTTTTGTCCACCGACTCAGTTGTGGTCGCACCTGGAATCCAAGTCGGTCAAAGGATTGTTTTTCGCCGGCCAGATCAACGGCACGACCGGTTACGAGGAAGCTGCCGGCCAGGGATTGATTGCCGGTCTGAACGCAGCGCTGACCGTTGCTGGAAAACCTACGTGGGTGCCATCGCGAGACCAAGCATACATCGGCGTGTTGGTTGACGATTTGGTGACTGCCGGCACCGACGAACCCTATCGAATGTTCACCAGCCGCGCCGAGTATCGTTTGCTGCTGCGTCAGGACAACGCGGATCGCCGACTCACCGCGCAAGCAGATTCGTTGGGGCTAATTTCCAGTGAACGTCGGGAACGATTCGCTAAGAAATTGGCGGATATTGATCGTGGCTTTGAATTGCTCAAAGCGACGCGTGTCGCGGATACTCCGGGTGATGTGTACCTGCGTCGGCCCGAGGTGGATTGGTCCACGATGTGTCAAGTAAACTCGGAACTTCAAGCAATCGAATCCTCAGCGGCGCAGCAGTGCTTGTTTGATATCAAGTACGAGGGCTATATCTCTCGACAGAAAATGGAAGTCGAGAAGGCTCAGCGGTTGGCTGGAAAGCGGATCCCGGCCACGTTCGACTACGCCAAAATCAGGGCGCTTCGGAACGAAGCGCGTGAGAAGTTCTGTAAGGTGCGACCGTTAAGTCTGGACCAAGCCAAACGGATCAGTGGAATCACACCCGCCGACATCGCGTTGGTTTTGGCCTACCTCGAAGCAAAGTAG
- a CDS encoding four helix bundle protein — MSDVKKFTDLMFWQRARGWSKEIFRLIKNEPLASDRRLVIQINDSSESTTAIIAEGVGRGTQGEFIQFLGYSMGSLLETQSHLVAAYGREYIDAETYQQLFNEGVSIRRMINAFMKSMTKHGSGVQHIRPYKSWSSEVWEMYEKFTGEKRAEMFRDKPDGTTEDETDKEP, encoded by the coding sequence ATGAGTGATGTCAAAAAATTCACTGACTTGATGTTTTGGCAACGTGCCAGAGGTTGGTCGAAGGAGATTTTCCGGCTCATCAAAAATGAACCGCTTGCATCCGATCGGCGACTTGTGATTCAAATCAATGACTCATCCGAATCAACCACGGCAATCATCGCAGAAGGAGTCGGCAGAGGCACACAGGGTGAGTTCATTCAGTTCTTGGGATATTCAATGGGCAGCCTACTGGAAACTCAGTCTCATTTGGTCGCCGCCTACGGTCGCGAGTACATCGACGCCGAAACGTATCAGCAATTGTTCAACGAAGGAGTCTCCATTCGCCGAATGATAAACGCGTTCATGAAGTCGATGACAAAGCATGGATCGGGAGTCCAACACATCCGACCGTACAAGAGTTGGTCCAGTGAAGTGTGGGAAATGTACGAAAAGTTCACCGGAGAAAAACGCGCTGAGATGTTCCGAGACAAACCGGACGGCACCACCGAAGACGAAACCGACAAAGAACCGTGA
- the hisB gene encoding imidazoleglycerol-phosphate dehydratase HisB, producing MSRTKTIHRKTGETDIKLTIDLDGDGSGTRSSGIGFLDHMLDLLAKHALINLDVDAKGDLHVDDHHTAEDIGIALGQAIHEALGNRAGIRRYGHFTLPMDECLVTAAVDLGGRYAFEYHAPIGASKIGTFDSELVEHFWQSFAANSNCNLHVLLHHGRNGHHIAECVFKSVARAIRMAAESDPRSDAVPSTKGVL from the coding sequence ATGAGCCGAACGAAAACGATCCACCGCAAGACCGGTGAAACCGACATCAAGCTGACCATTGATCTCGATGGCGACGGAAGCGGTACGCGATCTAGCGGAATCGGATTTCTTGACCACATGCTCGACTTACTCGCTAAACATGCGTTGATCAATCTTGACGTCGATGCCAAGGGCGACCTGCACGTCGACGACCATCACACCGCTGAAGACATCGGCATCGCACTGGGTCAAGCCATTCACGAAGCCCTGGGTAATCGAGCAGGCATCCGTCGATACGGTCACTTCACGCTTCCAATGGACGAGTGCTTGGTAACGGCCGCGGTGGACCTGGGCGGACGTTACGCATTCGAGTATCACGCTCCGATTGGTGCGTCGAAGATCGGCACCTTCGACAGCGAACTCGTCGAACACTTTTGGCAATCGTTTGCTGCCAACTCCAACTGCAACCTGCACGTTTTGTTGCACCATGGTCGCAACGGACACCACATTGCCGAATGTGTGTTCAAGTCAGTTGCCCGTGCCATCCGCATGGCAGCCGAAAGCGACCCAAGAAGCGACGCCGTGCCCAGCACCAAGGGCGTGCTGTAA